A stretch of Kwoniella dendrophila CBS 6074 chromosome 2, complete sequence DNA encodes these proteins:
- a CDS encoding cysteine desulfurase IscS, producing the protein MNPIRPLLNASRIRSVASSSRIATRISRRTLVTPTDPVRATVSNVSSEHVREDPGEMDAGDIVANEAEGGKEMFGFKLNPVSTKTGGNAKSAGRPIYLDMQATTPMDPRVLDKMLPLFTEQYGNPHSRTHAYGWEAEAAVDEARQHVANLIGAQEKDIVFTSGATESNNMLIKGIAKFHQGKRKHIITTQTEHKCVLDSCRWLSTQGFEVTYLPVLPNGLISLNDLKSALRPDTSVVSIMAVNNEIGVIQPLKEISDVLKEFAKENKCQKALFHTDAAQAVGKIEIDVEKMGIDAMSISGHKIYGPKGIGAAYVRRRPRVRLEPLIHGGGQERGLRSGTVPPPLVVGLGEACRLASQEMKNDHKRISELSERLINGITSKIDHIVRNGDPKGYPGCVNLSFAYVEGESLLMALKDIALSSGSACTSASLEPSYVLRALGAAEDMAHSSLRFGIGRFTTEAEIDLVIARIVSVVNRLREMSPLWEMVQEGIDISKIEWSQ; encoded by the exons ATGAACCCTATACGACCATTGTTAAATGCTTCAAGAATCCGATCTGTCGCTTCATCCTCAAGAATAGCGACTcgaatatcaagaagaacaCTTGTAACACCTACCGATCCAGTAAGGGCAACAGTATCAAATGTCAGTAGTGAACATGTAAGAGAAGATCCAGGAGAAATGGATGCTGGCGATATAGTGGcaaatgaagctgaaggtggtaaag AAATGTTTGGATTCAAATTAAATCCAGTATCTACCAAAACAGGTGGAAATGCAAAATCAGCTGGTAGACCAATTTATTTAGATATGCAAGCGACTACACCAATGGATCCAAGAGTTTTAGATAAAATGTTACCTTTATTTACTGAACAATATGGTAATCCACATTCAAGAACTCATGCATATGGTTGggaagctgaagctgctgtagATGAAGCAAGACAACATGTAGCAAACTTAATTGGTGcacaagaaaaagatatagTTTTCACTTCAGGTGCAACTGAATCAAATAACATGTTAATCAAAGGTATAGCCAAATTCCATCAAGGTAAAAGAAAGCATATCATCACTACACAAACT GAACACAAATGTGTACTTGATTCTTGTAGATGGTTGTCCACTCAAGGATTCGAAGTCACATATTTACCTGTGTTACCAAATGGATTAATCTCATTAAACGATTTGAAATCAGCTTTAAGACCAGATACATCGGTTGTGTCAATCATGGCAGTAAATAACGAAATTGGAGTTATTCAACCATTAAAAGAAATATCAGATGTATTAAAAGAATTTgcaaaagaaaataaatgtCAAAAAGCATTATTCCATACTGATGCAGCACAAGCTGTAGGaaaaatcgaaattgatgttgaaaaaatGGGAATTGATGCCATGTCTATAAGTGGACATAAAATATATGGACCAAAAGGTATCGGTGCAGCATACGTTAGAAGAAGACCAAGAGTTAGATTAGAACCTTTAATTCACGGTGGTGGTcaagaaagaggtttaagATCAGGTACTGTACCTCCACCTTTAGTcgttggtttaggtgaagcttGTAGATTAGCTTCACAGGAAATGAAAAACGATCATAAAAGAATTTCAGAATTATCCGAAAGATTAATTAATGGTATAACTTCTAAAATTGATCATATAGTTAGAAATGGTGATCCCAAAGGTTATCCAGGTTGTGTTAATTTATCTTTCGCCTATGTCGAAGGTGAATCTCTTTTAATGGCCTTGAAG GATATCGCCCTCTCATCAGGTTCAGCATGTACTTCAGCATCTCTTGAACCATCATATGTACTTAGAGCTTTAGGTGCAGCTGAAGATATGGCACATTCATCATTACGTTTCGGTATTGGAAGATTTAcaactgaagctgaaatcGATTTAGTAATTGCTAGAATCGTTAGTGTAGTAAatagattaagagaaatGTCACCATTATGGGAAATGGTACAAGAAGGTATCGATATTAGTAAGATTGAGTGGTCTCAGTGA